From one Culex quinquefasciatus strain JHB chromosome 3, VPISU_Cqui_1.0_pri_paternal, whole genome shotgun sequence genomic stretch:
- the LOC6047797 gene encoding cytochrome P450 9e2, with the protein MVVALLITLALPALLLYLLYRWSIATYDYFERRAVPFPKPVPLFGNLWPFLAGKTTGVESASAGYWQFPEARFSGFFNFRRPGYLVHDLDLLKRITIKDFDHFVDHSFNVSPEVDPFIGRSLFFSEGLRWRHGRAGLSPAFTGSKMRNMFELLATYSEGAMQRLAQGGKVEREAKDLFQRLGNDVMTSISFGIDTDSVQDPDNEFFRNGLRLSVTAGIQGLKFFLSTVIPPQVFIFLGLRLTPRDVADFYEDIITRTIRYREENNVVRPDFIHLLMQARKNELKQEQVDEKLASAGFSTVQEFLPAATLENPVKWTDLEITAAAASFFFGGIETTATALCFVLYELSLNPDCQEKLRQEIDTVQEGLGTDRLTYEIMQKMKYLDMVITETLRLWPPVAFTNRRCTKEYVMENTDGTQVTLEKGATLQIPVQAIHRDPRYYPNPLRFEPERFSDENRHAINQDAYLPFGAGPRNCIGSRLALMQAKCFVYYLLSYFDVEISAKTDVPMKMKKRTIGVNSRSGFWFHLVPRVK; encoded by the exons ATGGTCGTGGCACTGCTGATCACGTTAGCCTTGCCAGCGCTTCTGCTGTACCTGTTGTACCGCTGGAGCATCGCCACCTACGATTACTTCGAACGGCGCGCGGTTCCGTTCCCCAAACCGGTCCCACTCTTCGGCAACCTGTGGCCATTCCTGGCCGGCAAAACCACCGGCGTTGAATCCGCCTCGGCCGGCTACTGGCAGTTTCCGGAGGCTCGCTTTTCCGGCTTCTTCAACTTTCGCCGACCGGGCTACCTGGTGCACGATCTGGACCTGCTGAAGCGCATTACGATCAaggatttcgaccattttgtgGACCACTCGTTTAACGTGTCACCGGAGGTGGACCCGTTCATCGGTCGTTCGCTGTTCTTTTCCGAGGGACTTCGCTGGCGGCATGGCCGGGCCGGGCTTAGTCCGGCGTTCACCGGCAGCAAGATGCGGAACATGTTCGAGCTGTTGGCGACGTACAGCGAGGGAGCGATGCAAAGGTTGGCTCAAGGGGGGAAGGTCGAACGGGAGGCGAAGGATCTGTTTCAACG ACTTGGCAACGACGTGATGACCTCGATCTCGTTCGGCATCGATACTGACTCCGTGCAAGATCCGGACAACGAGTTCTTCCGGAATGGCCTTCGATTGTCCGTTACAGCCGGCATCCAAGGGTTAAAGTTCTTCCTCTCAACCGTGATTCCGCCGCAGGTGTTCATATTTTTGGGATTGCGACTGACCCCGCGTGACGTTGCCGACTTTTACGAGGACATCATAACGCGGACGATCCGGTATCGCGAGGAGAACAACGTAGTCCGGCCAGACTTTATCCACCTGTTGATGCAAGCGCGCAAAAACGAACTCAAACAGGAGCAAGTGGACGAGAAATTGGCGAGTGCGGGATTCTCAACCGTTCAAGAATTTCTTCCGGCAGCCACCCTGGAGAACCCTGTCAAGTGGACCGATTTGGAGATCACCGCCGCCGCAGCGTCCTTTTTCTTCGGCGGGATTGAAACCACCGCAACCGCCCTCTGCTTCGTGCTGTACGAACTTTCCCTAAATCCGGACTGCCAAGAAAAGCTCCGCCAGGAAATCGACACCGTCCAAGAAGGCCTTGGCACCGATCGATTAACCTACGAAATCATGCAAAAGATGAAATATCTGGACATGGTCATTACGGAAACCCTTCGCCTGTGGCCACCGGTCGCCTTCACGAACCGACGCTGCACCAAGGAGTACGTCATGGAAAACACCGACGGAACCCAAGTAACCCTTGAAAAAGGCGCCACTCTGCAAATCCCCGTCCAAGCAATCCACCGTGATCCACGCTACTACCCAAACCCGCTGCGATTCGAACCGGAGCGATTCTCCGACGAGAATCGGCACGCCATCAACCAGGATGCGTATCTTCCGTTCGGAGCTGGGCCGCGGAACTGTATCGGATCGCGGCTTGCTCTGATGCAGGCCAAGTGCTTCGTGTACTATTTGTTGAGCTATTTTGACGTGGAAATATCCGCCAAGACTGATGTCCCGATGAAGATGAAAAAGCGGACGATTGGGGTGAACTCGCGCAGTGGGTTTTGGTTCCACCTGGTGCCACGTGTTAAGTAG